TTCACGTCTCGCCGACGCTTCTCGACGAGAGCGTTTTGCAATTCGATCGCCAGCTTGGACAGGCGGTCCGGTATCTTTTCCTGCTCTATGGCGGCCAGCAGGGAAGCAATCTCCCGATCCACTGCCATCTCGACAAGCAGATCCGTGGTATCGTCGCTCGAATGAGACATCACGTTCTCTTGATAGCATCCCTAGATCCAAGTCTGATGATGAGCGCTCGGCACTACAAGGCGTTGTCGACCGCCGAGAGGCTCACCGGCGGCCCTTGCACAGTTTTTCCTCCGTGCCGCGGCAAGACGCGGCGCGGTGGCGTCAGTCCTTCAGCAACCGGTTTGCGGCGTGATCCTGAAATTGATCGGACTTGATTCGATTGCCGTCCAGCCCGCGCTCTCGGCTATGTTGCTTCCTGTCGCGGTTGGACAAAACCGCGTTTTCTTCGATCTTGTCCTTGTCCAAGGTGGTCATTGCGCCGGCGCCGGCACCTTTGCCTTGGCTGCCTTGGCCGAAATGCTTTTTGCCGCCGGATGCCATGATCTCCTCCTTCGAATCCAGGACACCGATCGGTGCCGACGCCCGAACCGGCATCGCGCTGTAATGTTCCGTCTCACCCAGCAAGCAGGAAGGCGTCGCCATCCCATGACCGAAACGGCTTCTCGCCGTCGATGATGACCCGCAATTGGTGAGCTTGCGCAAGACGGCCGATGTCGGCCCGGTCCAAAGAAAGCGATCCGCGATAAGAATAGTTCAGCAATGCGAGCCGGCCCGGCCGTTTGAGAACGCGCGCAATTTCATCGAAAAGCCGCTCAGCCATGCCGGCCAGGACCAGGTAGGGAAAGCTGTCGACCGCCAACACGCAATCGAAACTGTCGTCGTCGAAGTCGGCCAGATCGAGACCGGAGGTTTGGCGCAGTTCGACATTGCCGAGCGCTGCGCATTGCTCGGAGGCGATAGAGATCATCCGCGAAGATATGTCGATGCCGACCATCCGCTTGAAGGAATTGAACAGCGCGCGCTCGAAACGTCCGATGCCGCAACCGATGTCGAGAATGTCTCGTTGAATTCCGGTGAATTCTCGCGCCTCGAGCCATTCAACGATTTCGTCGGTCATGGCTGTCAGCCGCTCGTCATCGCCAAGGGATCCTAACTGGACACTTGCCGCGGTCGAAATTGCTGCCGCGGCATCAAAACTCGAGGCCAGCCTCCTGACCACGGCGATATCCGTCTCGCCGTTACCGCGTTCATGCCGAACGGCGCCGCCTGTCGCTCGCAAAGTGGCAAGGACGCCCGGTTTGTGGCGCAGCAGTCCAGCGACCTTTCGCAGTCTTTCAGCATCGCCGGTATTCGCCGGACGGACTTTCAGCACGACCTCCGCCAATTCCGCCGCTTCAATTGTGGGCGGCAGGTGAAGCGCCAGCCTGACGAGAACAGCTTCGGCGCAGGCACCATCGGCCACACAACCTTCGACCGCCCGTCTGACCGATGTCCGGCGCTGCGCGTGCACACTCATGACATCAACTCCGCGTCCAGATCCTCCGCATCGTCCACCTGTCGACGGCGCCCCAGCCATATTTGTAGGCTTCCTGGCCGCGCAGGAAGTCGAACTCGCGCGCATCCTCGCGGATCGACTCCGCGATCGCGTGGCCGATCAGGATCGCACCTGGGCTCTCCTCGGCATAAGCAGGATCGAGGCCGCCGAGATAGGCATAGGCGCGGCCACGGTGGTGAAATCCGTAATAGGCGGCGACAGTCGTGCCATCGATCGCGAGCAACCAGCATCGGACCAGACCGTGAGCATCGAGCAAGGGAAGTGAAAGCCCATGGAACTGCTGCACGGTGGGATCGGCCAAGACACCACCTCCATGTCCAACCCAGCGCGCATGGTGCAGACGGATCAATTGGTTCAGGAAGTTCTGATCACCCCGAGCTGACGCCAACGCGAGCCGGCCGCGTCTGGACGCCGCTTGGCGCGCCCGGCGCAACTGGCGCCTGCGCCGAGCGGGAACGCAGCCGGCCAACGTTTCGTCGCCGGCAACAGCAAGTACGGGGCAGGCTGCATGAATTACCGGCCTCTCGACCGTTAAACCGGGATGCGCGATCGTAAGACCGGCACTGTTTTGCGGCAGATCAGACAAGATCCATTGTGACCACCCGACCGAGCAGATCGTTTCGGCAATTGTGGACACGACCGCCGCCTCGATATCCCGGACAGCCAGGATGTCCAGATAATCGCTGAGCGAAATACCGACCGGAAGCAGCTTCGAACCGGCCGTTCCATGCTCGAGATAGAGTGGCGCCAGCCCGACCAGATCGCCGCCACGCCAGACCGCGACTGTCGCCAGTTCACCGGGTGCGAATGCGCGCCACCATGGCACCAGCCAGGCGGGGGATTGGAACGGCGTCGCAGAGGAACTCTGCTCCCACAGTTTCCACCAGTGCGGCGTCAAGGCATCGAATTTTACGGGGTCATCGATGATTTCGCTGCGCAACACTGCTTTTCTCACGGTGCCGCAGCGAAGCGCCTGCAATCGGTGCCAAGTTGTGCCAGGGCCTGATAGGCAGCCATATACGACGAGATCATCCGTTCCAGCGAAAACCGCCGTCGCGCTTCAACCCGGCACGCCTCGGCGTCCAGGCTGGGCGCCGCAAGAATGGCTTGGGCCATCTCGTCGACTGTGTTGACGAGAAAGCCCGTCCTGCCGTGCTCGATGACATCCGCAAGCGCACCATTCGGGAATGCGACCACCGGGGTACCGCAGGCGAGGGCCTCCATGGCGACAAGCGAGCTTGTCTCGGCGGCGAGGCTTGGAATGACCAGACAGCGGGCTGCGTTGAGAAAGCGCCTCTTGGCGTTAAAACCGAGCGGGCCCAGGAAGCGGCGGCGAGCATCAAGACGGGATTGGACCTCGTCGCGAAAGTAGCGCGTATGTGTTTCGTAAGGATAGACCTTGCCGCCGATGACCAGGGGCACGCCCGCCTGTTTGGCCGCGTCCAGGGCCAGGTGAATGCCCTTTTCCGGGCAGACCCGGCTGAGAACCAGGGCAAAGTCTCGCTTCGGCTGCACCAGGCTCAGTGCTTCGATGTCAACGCCGTTGGGAATCGGCGCCACCAGTCTGGCCCCTGGTGGCGCCGTTTGCTGCTGGGTGGGCGAGACCGCATGGAGCCACAGGTCGTCGCGCGTCGGTCGCAGAGCCTCGGCCGGATACCAGTCCAAGGGCAGGTGGAGGCTCACCAGGGTCGGACCATCGTCGGGCAGATAGGCATGAAAATCGATGCCGTGCAGATGAACCACATCGATCGGCCATCGGGCGCGGGCAGCGGCGATCGCTTTGCGATGAGCCTGCTGCGCGCGGCTCTTCGCCGCCTCGTCGAGCACGCCGTTTTCAGCCGGTATTTCCACAAGGGTACCGCTCGCGCTGGAGCCGCGGCAGCCAATGACGATAGAGCGGTGGCCGGCGCGAACCAGCTCCCGATCGAGCATCGACAGAACCTGTTCGGCACCGCCGACAGCATCGGGTCCGACGGGTGCGAGAGGGTAGGCGACATTGAGGACAGTGAGCGCCGCGGCTGGTTGCGCCTCAGTCCCGTATGCCGCACCACCTGTCGATGATGCCGCTAATTCGTCCAATGTGTCAGGCGTCTGATGCATTGGCAGCATGACACTTTCACGCTGCCGAGGCCCGCCGCGTCGGGAGCGAAGCGGACGTCATGCCGGGCGCATAGCGGCGGATCATGGTTGCGCAGAATTCCGCGAACTCCTCCGGCGCCAGTGGCGGGCTGGTGTGGTGGGGCATCATTCCCCGATGCTGCGGTGTAAAGCAAAAGGTGACCGTCACGTCGAAATCGGCGAGTGCCTCCATCTGCCGGTCGAACCAGTCCAGCGCGTTCGGCCGGAAGCTGTCTGCCCAGGAAAGCCCCGTGCGCATATTGGTGACGCCCAGCCGCTTCATCCAGGCGACGGCATTGTCCAGCCGGGGGTCCTCGAAATGAAACCACTGCACCAGCCCCATTGCGGGCGTGTAGCGCAGGAACTCCTCCAGCGCAGGTTTTGGCGTACCGTCCTGGCGCAGCAGCCCCATGTGGAAATGTCGATAGTAAGAAGAGCCCTCCGCCTCGCGATGCCGCGTCGTTGCTTCCCATTCGCGCGGAAGATCGTAGAGGCTGTACCACTGGATGCGTGGTGCGTTGCCAATCAGCAACTCAGCGGTGCGCTTGAGCCCCCAAACCTGGATTTCTTCCGCGCCGAAGGTCGATACGCCGACTTCGCTGACCCAGATGGGAAGGTTGGTGACGGTCGCGATCTCGCCAATCTTCTGTGGCCATTCGTGGATCTGCCACAGGTTCCAGTCGAGCGGAAAGCCGTGCACGGCGACGGCATCGACATGGTCCAGCACGCCGAATTCCTTCATGCGGGTGATAAAGCCCGGATCTATCGGCGAGATGCCACCGAGTACTTTCGTCAAAGACGGGTTCTCCGACGCGATTGCGTCAGCCGACAAGATCGCCATCCTGGCAAAGCGGCTCCAATCGGGATCGAGCTCTGGGTCCCAATGCGATTTGTTGTTGGGCTCGTTCCAGATCATGGCGGCTTCAATCATGGAGCTGTCCTTTCGAGGGGTAGATGGCGCCGCCGCCGGCCGGGTCCCCGGCTGCGCGGCAGAAATAGACCTCCTGCTCGGGGTGTAAAACGATCTCGAAACCGGCGCTGCGCAGCATCGCTTCGGTGCAGGCGCGGTTTGGAATCCACCAGTTGGTGGGATCGTCGGCATAGCGGTGCTCGATAAAATGCAGCTTGGGAAACTGCGGCTGGTCGAACAGGTCATGCGTCCAGAAATGATAGTTTTCTTCCAACTCGGGCAGATCCGCGCTGCCGCGCTGCATGGACTGGAAGATCATCAGGTCACGGGCGACATGTTCGCGGATCAGGTCGAGCGCGAGCAAGGGGTGGCGCAAATGGTAAAGCACCCCCATGAACAGCACGACATCGAACGTCTCGCGCAGCGAGCCGACGTCGTAGACCGAAAGCTTCTGGAATTCGATCTCGCAATCGGCAACCTCGGCGGCAAAGCGAGCCTGCGCCAGGTAGGCGTCATCGAAATCGATGCCGAGGACACGGTCAGCACCTCGCCGTTTCATCTCGATGGAGTAAAATCCTGCATTGCAGCCGATATCGAGTACGGCCTTGCCCCTCAGATCAGCGGGAATGGCATTGGCAAATTTGCGCCATTTGATCAGCGGGTAGTTGCCCAGAAAATGGTTGGGAGCGGTTTGGACGCCGGCAAGTTCCATGTTGTGGAACCATGGGCCGAGCGCATCGATGCGGCGGCGGATTTCGGCATGGGAATGCAGCATGGCTCAGGCTCCTTCGCCAGGAACGACGGGTACATGCGACTGCGCGCCGGGCATGATCATGGTGGGCCGGCGCTGCGCGGATGAGGCGTCGTTTTCAAGCAACCGCAGAGCTGTTCGATAGCCGTTGAAAGTGCCGACATCGACATAGTCCGACCCAGCCCTGACACCAAAAGCTGTACCGCCGGCCGCAATATAGGCGTTGACCAATGTGCCGATATATTCGTCACTGCGCTCGCGCTCACGCCAGAGTGCCGCAAGCTGATGCAGGATATGGCCCGGCATCTTGAACGCACCCCAAACCCAGTTCGTGGTGGCATCCTGTCGTTTGACCTGGATTTCGATCACGCGCTCGTGGACGTCGGTGACGACGGCGTCGAAGAATTCCGGCTGATCCACCGGGAAAAGCAGAAATGAGAGCTGATCGTCGGGCAAATGGCGGAAACCGTCCTCGGGAAACCAGATCGTATCGGGAAGGCCGACCAGGACGACCTCGTCGGGCGCGACGAGGGGCGCCGCCCGGAAGATCGCATCGCACAGACCGACGGGGTTCGGCTGCACCACGAAGAGAGCCGCCGCGTCACCGTAGCCGGCGGCGTAGTATTCAAGGATGTCGGATTTGCCCGATCCGATGATGAAGCAAATCTTGTCGACGCCGGCCTGCACCATGCGCCGTACCAGATACTCGCTCACGGCGCATGGACGCTCGGTCTGTCCATCGATCCGGCTACCGACCGGCAGCAGCTCTTTCGAGAAGCCGAGCGGCTGAATGCGGCTGCCGCGCCCGGCAGCGGGTACGATGCCCAACATCAGACCGCTTCCCTCATCGGTTCGCCGGGAGATCTTTGAAAGGCCTCGTTCAGGATGCGATCCAGTTCCGCCGCGCGCCGTGCGGAAGTGTGTTCGCCCAAGACCCGGTCGCGGGCACGCCTTCGAATGCCGTCGAGCTCGCGCTCCGGCAATCGCAATGCGGCGACCACATCATCGGTGTCATGCGCCAACAAGATTTCGCGGCCGGGTTCGAAAAATTCGGCCAGGCCCGGCCATGCATCGGTGACGATGGCAGCCCCACACGCGGCCGCTTCGAAGAGCCGTCCCGACGGGCACCAGCCCTTTTGCGCCATCGCCTCTCGGGTGACGTTCAGTGTCAGGCGAGATGATGAGAAGAAAGCCGGATGGTCGGCTGGCGGAAGATGCCTGACAAAGAAGATGTTGTCGCTCCATGGGAATTCCTGCGGATATTGCGCGCCGCCAATGATGAAGCGGTGGTCAGGCAGGCGCGCGGCCGGGCGGACCAGCAGCTTTTCGACGCCGGCCTGGCGATCCGCCGCGTAAGTTCCGAGATAGGACAGATCACCGGCGAATTCGGCCCGCTTCTCTGCCGGCCGGTGTTGGTCGGGATCGACATGCCCATAGAGAGGTACCACGTGACGCGCGCCTAAAACCGACTTAAGCGCCTCGATCGCAGAGCCGCCGGTGTAACTCAAAACGAGGTCGAAATCCGCAAGACCCTCAGGTCCGAAATAGGGCGGACGCTCGCCTTGCTCGATGCGGGCAAGCGTGACCGGAGTGTCGAGATCGTAGAAGACACGCAATCCGCGACCTGTCTGCTGCGCCAGCCGTGAGGCCTCCACGGCGTCGGCACAGTAGGAGGTAACGACGACGACATCCGCTTGCTTCATTGCCCGCTCCGCAACGCGACGGATGTCTTCCCAGTCCGGATAAATGACGACGTTGCCGCCATCGAGCCGATCGAGATCACGCGTCCCGGCATAGTAGGGGGTATCGCGTTCGAAGAAGGTGATGGACCATCCCAGCCGACCCAGGGCGCGGATCAGTCCGCGCCAGAGCGTGGCATGGCCGTTGCCCCATGATGATGTAACGGTGAGACCGAAAATGACCATCTGCATCCGGAAAGTCCTCGTCAGGCAGCTTCGTTCATTCGCAGGAGCTTGGAGCCCCAGTCACCCGACACGATCGTCGTGATCGAGGCTGGATCGATGTCGAAGCGGAAGCAGTCGCCGACCGGCAAGCCAAGCACCTTGCAGACGGCGGCCTTGATGACGTCGGCGTGGCTGACCAGGGCGACACACTGGTTCGGATGCCGCTCGCGCACTGCGTTCATCAGTGCGACGATCCGCTCCTGGACATCCAGCATGGTCTCGCCGCTCGGTGTCCTGGCCTCCTGCCGCTGGTCGTTCCACGCCCGCCAGCCGGCATCGCCATTCAACTCGTCGAAAGTCTTTCCCGACCAATCGCCGAAATCGATCTCGTCGAGTTCGGCGCAGATCGCGATTTCGCCGACGCCGCAGGCAAGCGCGATCGGCACGGCCGTCTCTTGCGTACGCTCACGCGGGCTGCACAAGATGGCTTCAATCGGCTCCCGGGCCATGCGGCCACCAAGATGCGCGGCCTGCGCCTTCCCAGCCTCGCCAAGGCAAACGCCGTCCATCCGTCCTGCAAGATAGGAGCCGACATTGTCGTGCGCTGCATGACGGATCAAAAAGAACGTTGTCGTCATTCCGCGGCATCCAGCAAAGGCTCGTCCTTGCCGGCGATGAAAGCGAGCGTGCGCTGCCGCGCTTCGGCGTCGGTGAACTGTTCGGGAGGCGACTTCATGAAATAGCTGCAGGGGCCGGTCAGTGCTCCCGCTATGCCGCGATCGAGCGCAAGCTTGGCGCAGCGTATCGCATCGATCACCACGCCGGCTGAATTTGGAGAATCCCAGACTTCCAGCTTGAGCTCGGCGTTGAGCGGCACGCCGCCGAAGGTCGTCCCTTCCACCCGGATATAGGCCCATTTGCGATCGGTCAGCCACGGTACGTGGTCGCTGGGTCCGACATGAATATTGCCCGGCTCCAGGGGAACATCGAACTGGCTGGCCACGGACTGGGTCTTGGAAATCTTCTTTGATTCCAGCCGCTCGCGTTCCAGCATGTTGAGGAAGTCGGTGTTGCCGCCGAAATTCAGCTGATAAGTGCGATCGATGCGCACACCGCGCTCGCGGAAGAGATTTGCCAGCAGGCGGTGAACGATGGTCGCCCCGA
This region of Mesorhizobium sp. C432A genomic DNA includes:
- a CDS encoding class I SAM-dependent methyltransferase, yielding MRASSTSCAARKPTNMAGAPSTGGRCGGSGRGVDVMSVHAQRRTSVRRAVEGCVADGACAEAVLVRLALHLPPTIEAAELAEVVLKVRPANTGDAERLRKVAGLLRHKPGVLATLRATGGAVRHERGNGETDIAVVRRLASSFDAAAAISTAASVQLGSLGDDERLTAMTDEIVEWLEAREFTGIQRDILDIGCGIGRFERALFNSFKRMVGIDISSRMISIASEQCAALGNVELRQTSGLDLADFDDDSFDCVLAVDSFPYLVLAGMAERLFDEIARVLKRPGRLALLNYSYRGSLSLDRADIGRLAQAHQLRVIIDGEKPFRSWDGDAFLLAG
- a CDS encoding GNAT family N-acetyltransferase, which translates into the protein MLRSEIIDDPVKFDALTPHWWKLWEQSSSATPFQSPAWLVPWWRAFAPGELATVAVWRGGDLVGLAPLYLEHGTAGSKLLPVGISLSDYLDILAVRDIEAAVVSTIAETICSVGWSQWILSDLPQNSAGLTIAHPGLTVERPVIHAACPVLAVAGDETLAGCVPARRRRQLRRARQAASRRGRLALASARGDQNFLNQLIRLHHARWVGHGGGVLADPTVQQFHGLSLPLLDAHGLVRCWLLAIDGTTVAAYYGFHHRGRAYAYLGGLDPAYAEESPGAILIGHAIAESIREDAREFDFLRGQEAYKYGWGAVDRWTMRRIWTRS
- a CDS encoding glycosyltransferase translates to MLPMHQTPDTLDELAASSTGGAAYGTEAQPAAALTVLNVAYPLAPVGPDAVGGAEQVLSMLDRELVRAGHRSIVIGCRGSSASGTLVEIPAENGVLDEAAKSRAQQAHRKAIAAARARWPIDVVHLHGIDFHAYLPDDGPTLVSLHLPLDWYPAEALRPTRDDLWLHAVSPTQQQTAPPGARLVAPIPNGVDIEALSLVQPKRDFALVLSRVCPEKGIHLALDAAKQAGVPLVIGGKVYPYETHTRYFRDEVQSRLDARRRFLGPLGFNAKRRFLNAARCLVIPSLAAETSSLVAMEALACGTPVVAFPNGALADVIEHGRTGFLVNTVDEMAQAILAAPSLDAEACRVEARRRFSLERMISSYMAAYQALAQLGTDCRRFAAAP
- a CDS encoding beta-xylosidase codes for the protein MIEAAMIWNEPNNKSHWDPELDPDWSRFARMAILSADAIASENPSLTKVLGGISPIDPGFITRMKEFGVLDHVDAVAVHGFPLDWNLWQIHEWPQKIGEIATVTNLPIWVSEVGVSTFGAEEIQVWGLKRTAELLIGNAPRIQWYSLYDLPREWEATTRHREAEGSSYYRHFHMGLLRQDGTPKPALEEFLRYTPAMGLVQWFHFEDPRLDNAVAWMKRLGVTNMRTGLSWADSFRPNALDWFDRQMEALADFDVTVTFCFTPQHRGMMPHHTSPPLAPEEFAEFCATMIRRYAPGMTSASLPTRRASAA
- a CDS encoding TIGR04290 family methyltransferase — protein: MLHSHAEIRRRIDALGPWFHNMELAGVQTAPNHFLGNYPLIKWRKFANAIPADLRGKAVLDIGCNAGFYSIEMKRRGADRVLGIDFDDAYLAQARFAAEVADCEIEFQKLSVYDVGSLRETFDVVLFMGVLYHLRHPLLALDLIREHVARDLMIFQSMQRGSADLPELEENYHFWTHDLFDQPQFPKLHFIEHRYADDPTNWWIPNRACTEAMLRSAGFEIVLHPEQEVYFCRAAGDPAGGGAIYPSKGQLHD
- a CDS encoding sugar phosphate nucleotidyltransferase encodes the protein MLGIVPAAGRGSRIQPLGFSKELLPVGSRIDGQTERPCAVSEYLVRRMVQAGVDKICFIIGSGKSDILEYYAAGYGDAAALFVVQPNPVGLCDAIFRAAPLVAPDEVVLVGLPDTIWFPEDGFRHLPDDQLSFLLFPVDQPEFFDAVVTDVHERVIEIQVKRQDATTNWVWGAFKMPGHILHQLAALWRERERSDEYIGTLVNAYIAAGGTAFGVRAGSDYVDVGTFNGYRTALRLLENDASSAQRRPTMIMPGAQSHVPVVPGEGA
- a CDS encoding glycosyltransferase, with product MQMVIFGLTVTSSWGNGHATLWRGLIRALGRLGWSITFFERDTPYYAGTRDLDRLDGGNVVIYPDWEDIRRVAERAMKQADVVVVTSYCADAVEASRLAQQTGRGLRVFYDLDTPVTLARIEQGERPPYFGPEGLADFDLVLSYTGGSAIEALKSVLGARHVVPLYGHVDPDQHRPAEKRAEFAGDLSYLGTYAADRQAGVEKLLVRPAARLPDHRFIIGGAQYPQEFPWSDNIFFVRHLPPADHPAFFSSSRLTLNVTREAMAQKGWCPSGRLFEAAACGAAIVTDAWPGLAEFFEPGREILLAHDTDDVVAALRLPERELDGIRRRARDRVLGEHTSARRAAELDRILNEAFQRSPGEPMREAV
- a CDS encoding histidine phosphatase family protein yields the protein MTTTFFLIRHAAHDNVGSYLAGRMDGVCLGEAGKAQAAHLGGRMAREPIEAILCSPRERTQETAVPIALACGVGEIAICAELDEIDFGDWSGKTFDELNGDAGWRAWNDQRQEARTPSGETMLDVQERIVALMNAVRERHPNQCVALVSHADVIKAAVCKVLGLPVGDCFRFDIDPASITTIVSGDWGSKLLRMNEAA